A genomic segment from Aegilops tauschii subsp. strangulata cultivar AL8/78 chromosome 1, Aet v6.0, whole genome shotgun sequence encodes:
- the LOC109766519 gene encoding uncharacterized protein At1g08160: MPATTGSARRVAVLRCIVAALVVTVLLAGLVVLVFWLVVRPKPIEYSVARAAVRHFNVTAPPGGGGGATLNASFYLTLAADNPNRRVSMRYKSVAVYVHYGAGEVAPQLAVADVPDFHQPSRNETRLEVRAVARSAPVPDWTARELEHDRSDGEVGVEVRVTAIVHFLVGGVKSRHYNMRAVCSPVVIGLSPSSAHSFRGVPCDVAIS; the protein is encoded by the coding sequence ATGCCGGCGACGACGGGGAGCGCCAGGCGGGTGGCCGTGCTCCGCTGCATCGTGGCCGCGCTGGTCGTCACCGTGCTCCTCGCCGGCCTCGTCGTTCTCGTCTTCTGGCTCGTCGTCCGCCCCAAGCCCATCGAGTACAGCGTCGCGCGCGCCGCCGTGCGGCACTTCAACGTCACCGCGccgcccggcggcggcggcggcgccacgCTCAACGCCTCCTTCTACCTCACCCTCGCGGCCGACAACCCGAACCGGCGCGTGTCCATGCGCTACAAGTCGGTCGCCGTCTACGTGCACTACGGCGCGGGCGAGGTGGCGCCTCAGCTGGCGGTCGCCGACGTGCCCGACTTCCACCAGCCCAGCCGGAACGAGACGCGGCTCGAGGTGCGCGCCGTGGCGCGGTCGGCGCCGGTGCCCGACTGGACCGCGCGGGAGCTCGAGCACGACCGCTCCGACGGCGAGGTGGGCGTGGAGGTGCGCGTCACCGCGATCGTCCATTTCCTGGTCGGCGGCGTCAAGTCCAGGCACTACAACATGCGGGCGGTCTGCTCCCCGGTGGTCATCGGCTTGTCGCCGTCGTCGGCGCACTCCTTCCGGGGCGTGCCTTGCGACGTCGCAATTTCGTGA